Proteins encoded within one genomic window of Macrotis lagotis isolate mMagLag1 chromosome 3, bilby.v1.9.chrom.fasta, whole genome shotgun sequence:
- the LOC141519557 gene encoding olfactory receptor 5J3-like → MAARNHTGFVKEFFLVGLTEIPELQVPLFLLFFFIYMITLVGNWGMIIIIWCNVQLHTPMYFFLSNLSLCDICYSTVFAPKMLVNFLVQNKMSSFAGCVFQSFFFAVYVTTEGILLSMMAYDRYIAIANPLLYTVIMTQRICILMVLGSYLGGLINSLTHTIGLLRLNFCGPNVVNHYFCDIPPLLKLSCSDAHINEMLLLIFSGVIAMFTFIIIMVSYIHIIVAILRIKSAEGRRKAFSTCASHFTAVTLFYGSVTFSYIQPSSQYSMEQEKISAVFYTLIIPMLNPLIYSLRNQEVKDAAKRSIIGKSIHR, encoded by the coding sequence ATGGCAGCAAGGAATCATACTGGTTTtgtaaaagaattttttcttgtGGGCCTGACTGAAATCCCAGAACTTCAGGTCcctctgtttttgcttttctttttcatttatatgatcACTCTGGTAGGGAATTGGGGAATGATCATAATTATCTGGTGTAATGTCCAACTTCACACCCCCATGTACTTCTTCCTCAGCAACCTTTCCTTATGCGATATTTGTTACTCTACCGTCTTTGCTCCCAAGATGTTAGTCAATTTTCTAGTACAGAACAAAATGAGTTCATTTGCTGGTTGTGTTTTCCAAAGTTTCTTTTTTGCTGTGTATGTCACCACTGAGGGCATCCTCCTGTCTATGATGGCATATGACCGTTACATAGCCATTGCCAATCCATTGCTCTATACAGTTATTATGActcaaagaatttgtattttgatGGTTCTTGGGTCCTACTTAGGAGGTTTAATTAATTCTTTGACTCATACAATTGGTTTGCTCAGGTTGAATTTCTGTGGTCCCAATGTGGTAAATCATTATTTCTGTGATATCCCCCCTCTTTTGAAGCTCTCTTGTTCTGATGCCCACATCAATGAAATGTTACTTTTAATCTTCTCGGGAGTGATTGCAATGTTTACCTTCATAATTATCATGGTGTCCTACATCCACATCATCGTAGCTATTCTGAGAATCAAATCGGCTGAGGGGAGGCGTAAAGCCTTTTCTACCTGTGCATCCCACTTCACAGCTGTAACTTTATTCTATGGTTCAGTGACTTTCAGTTACATTCAACCAAGTTCTCAGTATTCTATGGAGCAAGAGAAAATATCTGCTGTATTTTATACACTCATAATACCCATGCTAAACCCTTTAATTTATAGCCTGAGAAACCAGGAGGTGAAAGATGCTGCAAAGAGGTCAATCATTGGGAAAAGTATACATAGGTGA
- the LOC141516850 gene encoding olfactory receptor 5AS1-like has product MSERNYTAPTEFLFIGFTDHLPLRISLFLLFLIIYILTLLGNIGLIVLVNTDSNLQTPMYYFLSNLSFLDLSYSTAIAPKMLVNFLASKKNISLYGCALQMYFFACFADAECLILAAMAFDRYAAICNPLMYSTLMSRKVCVCFIVLAYFSGSMTSLVHVCLTFRLPFCKSHVINHFFCDIPPLLALSCANTSLNELLLFALCGFIQTSTFVIIFISYLSILITVLNIKSSGGRSKTFSTCASHLIAVALFYGTLLFMYLRPSTKYSPDTDKVVSVFYTVVFPMFNPIIYSLRNKDVKNALKKMLDRISPNQ; this is encoded by the coding sequence ATGTCTGAGAGGAATTATACTGCACCAACTGAGTTTCTTTTTATTGGCTTCACGGATCATCTACCACTCCGAATCAgcctcttccttctgtttttgatCATCTACATTTTGACCTTGTTGGGAAACATTGGTTTAATAGTTCTGGTCAATACTGATTCTAATCTTCAAACTCCTATGTATTATTTTCTCAGTAATCTTTCCTTTCTCGATCTTAGTTATTCTACAGCCATAGCTCCAAAAATGCTAGTGAACTTCTTAGCTTCTAAGAAGAACATTTCCCTGTATGGTTGTGCCCTTCAAATGTACTTTTTTGCATGCTTTGCTGATGCAGAATGTCTCATTCTAGCTGCAATGGCCTTTGACCGCTATGCAGCTATCTGCAATCCTTTGATGTATTCTACACTTATGTCGAGGAAGGTGTGTGTTTGTTTCATTGTCTTAGCTTATTTTAGTGGAAGCATGACTTCTCTGGTTCATGTGTGTCTGACCTTCAGGTTGCCATTCTGCAAATCTCATGTCATCAATCACTTTTTTTGTGACATACCACCACTACTAGCTTTGTCTTGTGCCAATACCTCCCTCAATGAGCTTCTGCTCTTTGCTTTATGTGGCTTCATCCAGACTAGCACTTTtgtgatcattttcatttcttaccTTTCTATTCTCATCACAGTTTTGAACATCAAATCATCTGGAGGGAGAAGTAAGACCTTTTCCACTTGTGCTTCCCACTTAATAGCTGTGGCTTTATTCTATGGGACACTTTTATTCATGTACTTACGTCCCAGCACAAAATACTCCCCAGATACAGATAAAGTAGTATCTGTTTTTTATACTGTGGTCTTCCCCATGTTTAACCCTATTATATATAGTTTGAGAAACAAAGATGTGAAAAATGCACTCAAGAAAATGTTGGACAGAATATCCCCAAACCAATAG